The following are encoded together in the Brassica napus cultivar Da-Ae chromosome A9, Da-Ae, whole genome shotgun sequence genome:
- the LOC125578543 gene encoding putative cysteine-rich receptor-like protein kinase 9 — translation MSSCSSCIFLFLFSFLTSYGASAENPFYLDLFCPNTTRNSTYFTNNREAVLSSLRNAAYSTEFQNATAGQAPNKVYGLFLCRGDMTPEVCLNCVTYAVNQILARCPNGNVAVIYYEECILRYSHKNIFSVLTLEGGHIRMNGYNISLNQEVRFREQVASMLNRAASEAANSPRKFYTTQANFSTVQTLYVLAQCTPDLTTRDCLTCLRSSIKGMPLNRYGGRLLWPSCNTRYELNKFYNETAIRTSPPRFGKLPSFVYFLPQD, via the coding sequence ATGTCTTCTTGCTCCTCTTGCatcttccttttccttttctccttccTCACTAGTTATGGAGCTTCTGCTGAAAACCCTTTTTACCTAGACCTGTTTTGCCCGAATACGACTAGAAACAGCACTTACTTCACCAATAATCGCGAAGCCGTCTTGTCCTCTCTCCGAAACGCTGCATACTCCACCGAATTCCAAAACGCAACGGCAGGACAAGCCCCCAACAAGGTCTACGGACTTTTCCTTTGCCGGGGAGACATGACTCCAGAAGTTTGTCTTAACTGCGTAACGTATGCCGTCAACCAAATCTTAGCACGGTGTCCGAATGGGAATGTAGCCGTTATCTACTACGAGGAGTGTATCCTTAGATACTCTCACAAGAATATTTTCTCTGTCCTTACACTCGAAGGAGGACATATCAGGATGAACGGTTATAATATTTCGTTGAACCAAGAAGTCCGTTTCCGAGAACAGGTGGCGTCCATGTTGAACCGAGCAGCGTCCGAGGCAGCGAACAGTCCTAGAAAGTTCTACACGACACAGGCTAATTTTTCCACAGTCCAGACTTTGTACGTCTTGGCTCAGTGCACTCCTGATCTTACTACACGAGACTGTTTGACCTGTTTGCGATCGTCCATCAAGGGAATGCCTCTTAACAGATACGGAGGAAGACTTCTCTGGCCTAGTTGTAATACAAGGTACGAGCTTAACAAATTCTACAACGAAACCGCCATTAGAACATCTCCTCCACGATTTGGTAAACTCCCTtcctttgtttattttcttcctcAAGATTAG
- the LOC125578225 gene encoding cysteine-rich receptor-like protein kinase 10, producing MSCYCFLAKRAKKTSDTAPDFDGDGITTIESLQLDYRTIQAATDNFSENNKIGQGGFGEVYKGTFWNGTEVAAKKLSKSSGQGDIEFMNEVVVVAKLQHRNLVRLLGFSLNRKERILVYEYVPNKSLDYFLFDTSKQGQLDWSRRYTIIEGIARGMLYLHQDSRITIIHRDLKASNVLLDADMNPKVADFGMAKIFGIDQTQGNTSRIVGTFGYMSPEYAMHGHFSMKSDVYSFGVLVLEIISGKKNSKFYEKDGAHDLVTYVWRLWSNGTTLDIVDPVILDNCQKSEVVRCIHIGLLCVQEDHIVRPTMRTILMMLTSNTVTLPVPRQPGFFVQSRPQNDPLNSDQSRTSNSFPGSLDDASVTELSPR from the exons ATGT CTTGTTATTGCTTCCTTgcaaagagagcaaagaagactTCTGATACTGCACCAGACTTTGATG GAGATGGGATAACAACCATAGAGTCGTTGCAACTTGATTATAGAACAATCCAAGCTGCAACAGATAATTTTTCAGAAAATAATAAGATTGGTCAAGGTGGATTTGGTGAAGTTTACAAG GGTACATTTTGGAATGGGACTGAAGTTGCAGCGAAGAAACTGTCAAAATCGTCAGGACAAGGTGACATAGAGTTCATGAAcgaggttgttgttgttgcaaagCTTCAGCACAGAAACTTGGTTAGGCTTCTCGGATTTTCTCTAAATCGAAAAGAAAGGATATTGGTCTACGAGTATGTGCCTAACAAAAGCCTTGATTACTTCCTCTTTG ACACTTCAAAGCAAGGCCAGCTGGACTGGTCTCGACGATACACAATCATTGAAGGGATTGCTCGGGGGATGCTATATCTTCATCAAGATTCACGAATCACAATCATTCACCGTGACCTTAAGGCGAGTAACGTACTCCTAGATGCGGATATGAATCCAAAAGTTGCTGATTTTGGAATGGCGAAGATCTTTGGAATTGATCAAACCCAAGGAAACACAAGCAGAATAGTTGGTACCTT CGGTTATATGTCTCCTGAATATGCCATGCATGGCCATTTCTCAATGAAATCAGATGTCTATAGCTTTGGAGTGTTAGTTCTTGAAATTATAAGTGGAAAGAAGAACAGCAAATTCTACGAGAAAGACGGCGCACATGACTTGGTCACATAT GTTTGGAGGCTATGGAGTAACGGAACAACATTAGACATTGTGGATCCTGTTATTTTAGATAATTGCCAAAAGAGTGAAGTGGTTCGATGCATCCATATCGGTCTTTTATGCGTTCAAGAAGATCATATAGTGCGTCCGACCATGCGAACCATTTTAATGATGCTCACTAGTAATACAGTGACTTTACCAGTGCCTCGACAACCAGGGTTTTTTGTTCAGAGTAGGCCCCAAAATGACCCGCTAAATTCAGATCAATCAAGGACAAGCAACTCTTTTCCAGGGTCTCTCGACGATGCATCAGTCACTGAGTTATCTCCTCGTTGA